A portion of the Parachlamydia sp. AcF125 genome contains these proteins:
- the leuS gene encoding leucine--tRNA ligase, whose product MQKYDHKQIEKKWQKYWLDHKTYKVEIDRTKPKYYVLDMFPYPSGSGLHVGHPEGYTATDILARYKRQKGFNVLHPMGWDNFGLPAEQYAIRTGTHPAVTTKKNVENFKRQLQSLGFSYDWDREISTSDPSYYKWTQWIFTKLYEKGLAYEAEMSVNFCPALGTVLANEEIENGRSKEGGHLVERRPLRQWVLKITAYAERLLQDLDLLDWPEGLKKLQANWIGRSEGVQVEFLIDGTAEKITVFTTCPHTLFGATYLVLAPEHPLINQITTTAQRQSVEQYQKETALKSDFDRTEIAKNKTGVFTGAYAINPINQQKIPIWMADYVLIHYGTGAVMAVPSHDERDFEFAQQYGLPCVQVIEPDLTKEDGDHEHLRHAISAGKKCWTGAGTAMNSQSNIFSINGQTTEQAKESVANWLETHQKGRRTVSFKLRDWLFSRQRYWGEPFPLLHFEDGTLRTLDLDELPLCPPQISQYKPASDGSSPLTNAPEWVFITDVKTGKAARRETNTMPQWAGSCWYYIRFCDPHNDQEAWSKEAEQYWLPVDLYVGGVEHAVLHLLYSRFWHKVLYDCGFLSTPEPFKSLRNQGLITARSYQNSLGAYVTPEEVIEQDGAYIHQKTGEKLRSQIEKMSKSKLNGVSPDEVIEEFGADSLRLYEMFMGPLEKEKVWNTDAVSGCRRFLSRFYDLAISLKLTSENSLEALKLGHRLVKGVEEDIVAMQFNTAIAKMMEFVNNFSKLEAYPASVLKMATQALYPFAPHLAEEIWEILGIKEPLSYASYPQAEERYLEDSTVLYVVQVNGKLRGRFELPKDQTEAQIVEAAKREPGIQRHIDGAEIVKIVFVPNKLLNFVVKQQ is encoded by the coding sequence ATGCAAAAGTACGATCACAAGCAAATTGAGAAAAAATGGCAGAAATATTGGCTCGATCATAAGACATATAAAGTTGAAATTGATCGCACAAAGCCGAAATATTACGTGTTAGATATGTTTCCTTATCCCTCAGGGTCAGGCTTGCATGTAGGTCATCCAGAAGGATACACGGCGACAGACATTCTAGCTCGCTATAAACGGCAAAAAGGCTTTAATGTGCTACACCCGATGGGTTGGGACAATTTCGGACTTCCTGCTGAACAATACGCCATTCGTACTGGCACACACCCTGCAGTCACCACGAAAAAAAACGTGGAAAATTTCAAACGGCAACTTCAATCTCTTGGATTTAGCTACGATTGGGACCGAGAAATCAGCACAAGCGATCCTTCCTATTATAAATGGACACAGTGGATTTTCACGAAGCTTTATGAAAAAGGATTGGCCTATGAAGCTGAAATGTCTGTCAACTTTTGCCCGGCTCTAGGCACCGTTTTGGCAAATGAAGAGATTGAAAACGGGCGCTCTAAAGAAGGCGGCCATCTGGTAGAGAGACGCCCTTTAAGGCAATGGGTTCTCAAAATTACGGCGTATGCTGAGCGGCTGCTACAAGATCTCGATCTCCTTGACTGGCCTGAAGGGCTAAAAAAATTGCAAGCTAATTGGATTGGAAGAAGTGAAGGCGTACAAGTCGAATTTTTGATTGATGGCACCGCAGAAAAAATTACGGTGTTTACCACTTGCCCACACACACTATTTGGAGCGACATATTTGGTTTTAGCTCCTGAACATCCTTTAATCAACCAAATCACCACAACCGCTCAGAGACAATCTGTTGAACAATACCAAAAAGAAACGGCTTTAAAAAGTGACTTTGATCGTACTGAGATAGCTAAAAATAAAACCGGTGTTTTTACAGGAGCTTACGCCATCAATCCAATCAACCAGCAAAAAATTCCAATTTGGATGGCAGACTACGTCTTGATCCATTACGGAACAGGCGCTGTGATGGCAGTCCCTTCCCATGATGAAAGGGATTTTGAATTTGCCCAGCAGTATGGGCTACCTTGCGTACAAGTGATCGAACCAGATTTAACCAAAGAAGATGGGGATCATGAGCACCTCCGGCATGCCATCTCAGCCGGTAAAAAATGTTGGACAGGCGCAGGAACAGCCATGAATAGCCAATCCAATATTTTTTCCATTAACGGCCAAACAACAGAACAAGCTAAAGAAAGCGTAGCTAATTGGCTCGAAACTCACCAAAAAGGGCGCAGAACTGTCAGCTTTAAATTGCGAGATTGGCTATTCTCCCGGCAACGTTATTGGGGAGAGCCTTTTCCTCTTCTTCATTTTGAAGATGGTACCCTCCGGACATTAGATTTAGACGAGCTTCCCCTATGTCCCCCCCAAATTAGCCAATATAAGCCGGCAAGCGATGGTAGCAGCCCTCTTACAAATGCTCCTGAATGGGTTTTTATTACGGATGTAAAAACAGGAAAAGCGGCTCGTCGAGAAACCAATACCATGCCTCAATGGGCTGGATCTTGCTGGTATTACATCCGTTTTTGCGATCCCCATAATGATCAGGAAGCTTGGAGCAAAGAAGCAGAGCAATATTGGCTGCCAGTAGATTTATATGTGGGAGGCGTTGAACATGCTGTTTTACACCTTTTGTACTCGCGCTTTTGGCATAAAGTTCTCTACGATTGTGGCTTTTTAAGTACACCAGAACCTTTCAAATCCTTGCGCAATCAGGGCTTGATTACCGCCCGCTCCTATCAGAATAGCTTAGGGGCCTATGTAACCCCTGAAGAGGTGATAGAACAGGATGGAGCTTACATCCACCAAAAGACGGGTGAAAAACTAAGAAGCCAAATCGAAAAAATGTCAAAATCTAAACTTAATGGCGTTTCTCCGGATGAGGTGATTGAAGAATTTGGCGCGGATTCATTGCGCCTGTATGAAATGTTTATGGGACCTTTAGAAAAGGAAAAGGTATGGAATACGGATGCCGTTTCAGGTTGCAGACGCTTCCTTTCTCGCTTTTACGACCTCGCCATATCTCTCAAACTCACCTCAGAAAATAGCCTAGAGGCTTTAAAATTAGGGCACCGCCTTGTCAAAGGGGTAGAGGAAGATATCGTTGCCATGCAATTCAACACAGCCATCGCAAAAATGATGGAATTCGTGAATAATTTTTCGAAATTGGAGGCCTATCCTGCTTCTGTTTTAAAGATGGCTACACAAGCTTTATACCCATTTGCCCCCCATTTAGCCGAAGAAATCTGGGAAATTCTAGGAATAAAAGAACCTCTTAGCTACGCTTCCTACCCGCAAGCAGAGGAACGCTACTTAGAAGATTCTACCGTTCTCTATGTAGTCCAAGTGAATGGGAAATTGCGTGGGCGCTTTGAACTTCCCAAAGATCAAACAGAAGCTCAAATTGTTGAGGCGGCTAAACGAGAACCAGGCATCCAGCGCCATATTGATGGAGCCGAAATTGTAAAAATTGTTTTTGTGCCAAATAAGCTCCTTAATTTTGTTGTCAAGCAACAGTAA